In the genome of Pogona vitticeps strain Pit_001003342236 chromosome 13, PviZW2.1, whole genome shotgun sequence, one region contains:
- the CIITA gene encoding MHC class II transactivator isoform X5, whose translation MFTDNLVFELPGKNLGTAGGLARSSPAAGTMAACSAGLCIQQALQAEQWDQLLQGQSADTLGDLDVFYTVEGEEVCQCSNTREAYDKIAALAEYLLEDQQEQPVEEIFGSLVSEETVTECTGGCGGCGGCTEGKRRPSSCSDGPEAKRRKVIAHAPALCIMDGDSVRIVPNDVASQCDVRVEFSVATVGCLGRSPKAFAPSAIPITDLYLSGMKGIQVILTVQPLAPLTPSPAAGPGDPWEKSQPGEVAPHKGPPSPPVPSEQAPRRPESADAFQAQLKSHFRDTCEFVPLEHEIPLDRLYIDSDLVQCHLENKSGRNADPRACDLQEKTVVPRSQLFHTRGKNDGGTKVIVILGKAGMGKSLLVQKICLDWSNDRLPGFDFVFRFDCRKINFPVEDQDSLKRLLFEESVGPREDAEEIFRYLLQNPRRVLLIFDGFEELENQDGFPALASDSPPRRKLCGTGATLAGLFQKKVLNGCTLLLTSRPKNRLHLYLPRMDTILEVVGFSAQQAERYLAEYFHGCPFADEAVNSVRNSPCLFSHCYHPGLCQFICESVFKLGSRDLPFTLTGLLVKSLLRKLDLATETGAPSNYPNLNALARMAWRLGESQQKVFPGHHFPSEKVRDFALDSGLVVRLPQDCNGRKGECEYSFPTFVVQHFLLALHLVLAREIKDKRLTKHLCLLCKSKKFLSAWGLVPRFLSGFLFLEDDLRSSFLFGEGGGEPDAEKMVSKKQKSLLKYIRKLSIKDFGPDKLVELLHCVHETGDRYLWQHVALELQPDLSFQGFPLNPSDVYVLHSVLRRSSKAFSLDLRGSALDPGGLRRLVMEEKVSAFRASLGDTVQLWKDLWESEAEEQLQAAVKKFGVVPFKAETMKDVEDLCRLVRLQEDMTRGKTDVAADGKKSYIPAVTNLQHLEFILDSPNENEIGDEGVALLSKVLPRLTLLETLNLSRNKITDVGAQTLAQALPLLSLLKVLSLYNNNIGDAGAEHLAKRLPRMSSLRVLDIQCNKITAGGAQHFTESIRRCPHIQRVRLWNPAIPHGVLDHLQQLDSRIRLL comes from the exons GTCAATCGGCTGATACTCTCGGTGACCTGGATGTCTTTTACACGGTGGAAGGAGAAGAAGTCTGCCAGTGTTCAAACACCAGAGAAGCCTACGATAAAATCG CAGCGTTGGCTGAATACTTACTGGAGGACCAACAGGAGCAGCCCGTGGAAGAGATTTTTG GAAGCCTAGTTTCGGAAGAGACCGTTACCGAATGCACCGGTGGCTGCGGTGGCTGCGGTGGCTGCACGGAGGGAAAGAGGCGGCCCA GCAGCTGTTCTGATGGTCCAGAAGCCAAACGCAGGAAAGTTATTG CCCACGCCCCGGCTCTGTGCATCATGGACGGAGACTCCGTCCGCATCGTTCCAAACGACGTCGCCTCCCAGTGTGACGTCCGCGTAGAGTTTTCGGTGGCCACCGTCGGTTGCTTGGGGAGGTCGCCGAAGGCTTTTG cgcCCTCTGCAATCCCCATCACAGACCTTTACCTGTCCGGTATGAAGGGCATCCAGGTGATCCTGACGGTACAACCTCTTGCTCCCTTGACTCCGTCGCCAGCGGCTGGACCAGGAGacccctgggagaagagccagccag gtgAAGTTGCCCCCCATAAAGGGCCCCCAAGCCCGCCTGTTCCTTCCGAGCAAGCTCCTCGACGCCCAG AGTCGGCGGATGCCTTCCAGGCTCAGCTGAAAAGCCACTTCAGAGACACCTGCGAATTTGTGCCGCTGGAACACGAGATCCCCCTGGACCGTCTGTATATTGACAGCGACCTGGTGCAGTGTCACCTGGAGAACAAGAGCGGGAGGAACGCCGACCCAAGGGCCTGCGACCTCCAGGAGAAGACCGTCGTACCGCGGAGCCAGCTGTTCCACACACGGGGGAAGAACGACGGGGGCACCAAAGTTATTGTCATCTTAGGAAAGGCCGGGATGGGGAAAAGCCTTCTTGTCCAGAAGATCTGTCTGGACTGGTCCAATGACCGATTGCCAGGATTTGACTTCGTCTTCCGGTTTGATTGCCGGAAAATTAACTTTCCAGTTGAGGACCAGGACAGCCTTAAACGCCTCCTGTTTGAGGAGTCGGTCGGCCCTCGGGAAGACGCGGAGGAAATCTTCCGATACCTCCTGCAGAACCCGAGAAGAGTCCTTCTCATCTTTGACGGCTTCGAGGAGCTGGAGAATCAAGACGGCTTTCCCGCACTGGCTTCCGACAGCCCACCGCGTCGCAAGTTGTGCGGTACTGGGGCAACTTTGGCCGGCCTCTTCCAGAAGAAGGTGCTCAACGGCTGTACTTTGCTGCTCACGAGCCGGCCCAAAAACCGGCTGCATCTGTACCTCCCTAGGATGGACACGATCCTGGAAGTCGTGGGATTCTCTGCCCAGCAAGCCGAACGGTACCTTGCTGAGTATTTTCACGGATGCCCCTTTGCCGACGAGGCAGTGAATTCAGTCAGAAATTCACCCTGCTTGTTCAGCCACTGTTACCACCCCGGCTTGTGTCAGTTTATTTGCGAATCGGTGTTCAAGCTAGGGTCCAGAGACTTGCCTTTCACACTCACAGGCCTCCTCGTTAAATCTCTGCTCCGAAAGCTGGACCTCGCAACCGAGACGGGGGCTCCCTCGAATTACCCGAACCTCAACGCCTTAGCCCGGATGGCCTGGCGGCTTGGAGAAAGCCAACAGAAGGTGTTCCCGGGCCACCATTTCCCTTCCGAGAAGGTCCGGGACTTTGCGCTGGATTCCGGGCTGGTGGTGCGACTCCCCCAGGACTGCAACGGCAGAAAAGGGGAATGCGAGTATTCCTTCCCCACCTTCGTGGTCCAGCATTTCTTGCTTGCCTTGCATTTGGTGTTGGCCCGCGAAATTAAGGACAAAAGGCTGACGAAACACTTGTGCTTACTGTGCAAGTCTAAGAAGTTTCTGTCCGCCTGGGGGCTGGTGCCCCGTTTCTTGTCCGGCTTCCTGTTCCTAGAGGATGACCTCAGATCATCCTTTCTCttcggagaaggaggaggggagcctgacgccgagaagATGGTTTCCAAGAAGCAGAAAAGCCTCTTGAAATATATCCGGAAACTCTCCATCAAGGATTTCGGCCCGGATAAGTTGGTGGAACTCCTCCACTGCGTCCACGAGACGGGGGACCGGTATCTCTGGCAGCATGTGGCCTTGGAACTCCAGCCGGATctctctttccagggtttccctcTCAACCCGTCCGACGTCTATGTCCTGCACTCAGTCTTGAGAAGATCCAGCAAGGCGTTCTCTCTAGATCTGAGAGGGAGCGCTCTCGATCCGGGAGGGCTCAGGCGGCTGGTCATGGAGGAAAAGGTCTCAGCATTCAG GGCGTCCCTCGGCGACACCGTCCAGCTCTGGAAGGACCTGTGGGAATCGGAGGCCGAGGAGCAGCTGCAGGCAGCCGTCAAGAAATTTGGCGTGGTTCCCTTCAAAGCAGAGACGATGAAGGACGTGGAAGACCTTTGCAGGCTTGTGCGCTTGCAGGAAGACATGACTCGAGG CAAGACAGACGTCGCCGCCGACGGGAAGAAATCCTACATTCCAGCTGTTACCAACCTCCAGCATCTGGAATTTAT CTTGGATTCTCCCAACGAAAACGAAATCGGAGATGAAGGAGTGGCACTCCTCAGCAAGGTCCTTCCTCGATTGACCTTACTGGAAACATTGAA CTTGTCTCGGAACAAGATAACGGATGTGGGAGCGCAGACGTTAGCTCAAGCACTCCCGTTGCTGTCTCTCCTGAAGGTGCTGAG cttgtacAATAACAACATTGGAGATGCTGGAGCCGAACACTTGGCCAAAAGGCTCCCCCGGATGTCCTCCTTGCGGGTCCTGGA CATACAGTGCAACAAGATCACGGCCGGCGGAGCCCAGCATTTCACGGAGAGCATCAGAAGGTGCCCCCACATCCAGAGAGTGAG GTTGTGGAACCCGGCCATTCCCCACGGGGTCCTCGATCATCTGCAGCAGCTGGATTCTCGCATCAGGCTGCTTTAG